Proteins encoded together in one Miscanthus floridulus cultivar M001 chromosome 16, ASM1932011v1, whole genome shotgun sequence window:
- the LOC136511631 gene encoding putative disease resistance RPP13-like protein 1 codes for MAEAVVGWLVCPIIKIVVQKAASDRIKWMGDGVSKALERLRNTLLHLQTVASAVHLRGSTDRCRNLRAWLQQLMDAVYEAQDVLDDFDDSVPHPESSVVRFGKRILGADERVNRLKDVVEKLEAIHAGSSMLLSATETIASASVSRQPSGSNHTGPMRPDEDAVVGREKELQEMVSWLVDTPDADAKPVSVPIAAIWGHGGMGKTTLAQLLFKDQKVTSAFDLMIWVRPDAKDNEFELARQILQSANVDVPDSMKSFHRLQTDLQEKVSSRKFLLVIDDVWNREDMDMKGIDYREMWAKVLAPLRHGESTGSKIVVTTRQKIVVTALEAREFYLGDLPDNDIWSLFTRYAFGDDNIDKWSPELQGIGRKIAEKLRGSPLLAKAVGQMLGSNRREDYWRNVLGKDGFDDISKTLELCYQNLPEHLQPCFAICSLFPRNWRFKRDKLVKIWMALDFIQPTSGKAQLEDVGSEYFDQLVERSFFHRQKLGRRRYYYIHDLMHDLAEKISRFNCERVEDAKKEIPKTIRHLSVSGDSDTVAQLKSRCDLKRLRTLLILKNPSSSLDQLPGDFFTELKGLRVLSLEGCNIIRLSERIGNLKYLRYLALCKSTTKLPQALTKLYHLQTFSSPKGSGLEVPEDIVNLTRLRHLDMDTSKITGIGKLVHLQGSVKFHVKNEKGHTLGDLDGMSSLRKELHIKNLDVVTKQEEACKAGLNRKENVKVLELEWNSTGKSVPSVEAEVLDGLVPHQYVKRLIIRRYHGNRSPNWLSTSLKESNFYFKYLHLINCRKWEVLPPLGELPCLKVLHLKEMCSVKKIGREFYGTNPIAFPYLEELEFDDMPQWVEWTQAEKSTDMFPKLRKLKLLSCPELIKVPQLPLFVRKVSVKNTGFVSQLKLSSSSSPSKARKFALDTCSATVLTNGLMHKQQLESIAILTLRNCQDVKFEELHVLTSLKRLQISHSSINDEQLCTCLRGLQALTLLEISNCNNITCLPQMESSDCLTKLHELHIQQCSEFSSLHSMPSFAALESVLIENCSKITVKSFPTNFNSNTTLRKLRIMNCAELESLPSGFPSSLQVLHLIGCKPNLMNQLQLKDGPEWDKVASIPIKQIR; via the coding sequence TGAATCCTCCGTCGTCAGGTTTGGCAAGCGGATCTTGGGCGCCGACGAGCGCGTCAACAGGCTCAAGGACGTCGTCGAGAAGCTGGAGGCCATCCACGCTGGCTCTTCGATGCTGCTGTCAGCCACGGAGACCATCGCGTCGGCGTCAGTGTCGCGCCAACCGAGCGGCAGCAACCACACGGGCCCTATGCGCCCGGACGAGGACGCCGTGGTCGGGCGCGAGAAGGAGCTGCAAGAGATGGTGTCCTGGCTCGTCGACACGCCCGACGCCGACGCCAAACCCGTGTCCGTCCCCATCGCCGCGATCTGGGGCCATGGCGGGATGGGGAAGACCACGCTGGCGCAGCTCCTGTTCAAGGATCAGAAGGTAACCTCCGCCTTCGACCTCATGATCTGGGTCCGGCCTGACGCCAAGGACAACGAGTTTGAGCTCGCCAGGCAAATCCTGCAGTCCGCCAATGTCGACGTGCCAGACAGTATGAAGAGCTTCCACAGGCTACAAACTGACCTCCAGGAGAAAGTCTCGTCGCGCAAGTTCCTGCTGGTGATCGACGATGTCTGGAACAGGGAGGACATGGACATGAAGGGGATTGACTACCGTGAGATGTGGGCTAAGGTGCTGGCACCCCTCAGGCACGGGGAGTCAACGGGGAGCAAGATTGTGGTCACCACAAGGCAAAAGATAGTGGTGACAGCGCTTGAAGCACGCGAGTTCTACTTGGGCGACTTGCCGGACAATGATATCTGGTCTCTGTTCACAAGGTATGCCTTTGGTGACGACAACATTGATAAGTGGTCTCCCGAGCTGCAAGGCATTGGGAGGAAAATCGCTGAAAAGCTCAGGGGCTCACCATTGTTGGCGAAGGCCGTCGGACAGATGCTGGGAAGCAACCGCAGGGAAGACTATTGGAGGAACGTGCTTGGGAAGGATGGCTTCGATGATATTTCCAAAACATTAGAGTTGTGCTACCAGAATTTACCAGAGCACCTGCAACCATGCTTTGCAATCTGTAGCTTGTTCCCGAGGAACTGGAGGTTCAAGCGCGACAAGCTGGTGAAGATTTGGATGGCCCTTGATTTCATCCAGCCAACTAGTGGGAAGGCCCAATTGGAGGATGTGGGAAGCGAGTACTTTGATCAGCTTGTGGAGAGGTCATTTTTCCATAGGCAAAAGCTGGGGCGTCGGAGGTACTATTACATCCACGACCTGATGCATGATTTGGCCGAGAAGATTTCTCGATTCAATTGCGAGAGAGTTGAAGATGCAAAGAAAGAGATCCCCAAGACAATCCGGCACTTATCTGTGTCCGGTGATAGTGATACGGTGGCGCAGCTCAAGAGCCGATGTGACCTGAAAAGATTGCGCACACTACTGATTCTCAAGAACCCTTCCTCTTCGTTGGATCAACTGCCAGGAGATTTTTTCACAGAGCTGAAAGGCCTTCGAGTTCTTAGTTTGGAAGGCTGCAATATCATTCGTCTATCGGAGAGGATTGGAAACCTTAAATACCTCAGATACCTGGCACTTTGCAAATCAACCACCAAGCTTCCACAAGCACTGACAAAGCTCTATCATCTTCAAACCTTTAGTAGTCCTAAGGGGTCTGGCCTTGAGGTCCCGGAAGATATTGTAAACCTGACACGTCTGCGACATTTGGACATGGATACATCCAAAATCACTGGCATTGGGAAACTGGTTCACCTGCAGGGATCAGTTAAGTTCCatgttaaaaatgaaaagggcCATACTTTAGGAGACTTGGATGGTATGAGCAGTCTGCGTAAAGAGCTTCATATAAAGAACCTTGATGTTGTAACAAAGCAAGAAGAAGCCTGCAAGGCTGGATTAAACAGGAAGGAGAATGTTAAGGTACTGGAATTAGAATGGAACTCGACTGGTAAGAGTGTTCCCTCTGTTGAGGCTGAAGTTTTGGATGGTCTTGTGCCACACCAATATGTTAAAAGGCTTATAATTAGAAGATATCATGGTAATAGATCACCAAACTGGCTGAGCACAAGCTTGAAGGAGAGCAACTTCTACTTCAAATACCTGCATTTGATCAACTGTAGAAAATGGGAGGTCCTGCCTCCTCTCGGGGAGCTTCCATGTCTCAAGGTTTTGCATTTGAAAGAAATGTGCTCAGTGAAAAAAATCGGCCGTGAATTTTATGGAACCAATCCAATTGCATTTCCATATTTGGAGGAACTTGAATTTGATGATATGCCTCAGTGGGTTGAGTGGACCCAAGCAGAGAAGAGCACTGATATGTTTCCTAAACTCCGCAAGTTGAAGCTTTTGAGCTGTCCTGAGTTGATTAAGGTGCCTCAGCTCCCTCTATTTGTGCGGAAGGTCTCAGTAAAAAATACAGGATTTGTTTCACAACTAAAACTATCCTCCTCTTCCTCGCCATCAAAAGCGCGCAAGTTTGCATTAGACACATGCTCTGCCACTGTCCTTACAAATGGCTTAATGCACAAGCAACAACTGGAATCAATTGCTATTTTGACTCTGAGGAACTGTCAAGATGTAAAGTTTGAAGAGCTTCATGTGTTGACTTCCTTAAAGAGGTTGCAAATATCTCATTCAAGCATAAATGATGAGCAGCTATGCACTTGTCTGAGGGGTTTACAAGCGCTTACCTTGCTGGAGATATCTAATTGCAACAACATCACATGCCTTCCACAGATGGAAAGTTCAGACTGCTTAACAAAACTTCATGAGCTACACATTCAGCAGTGCTCTGAATTTTCCTCTCTACACTCTATGCCAAGTTTTGCGGCACTAGAAAGTGTATTGATCGAAAATTGCTCCAAGATCACTGTGAAATCTTTCCCTACCAACTTCAACAGCAACACCACTCTGAGAAAACTGAGGATAATGAATTGTGCTGAGTTGGAGTCTTTGCCAAGTGGTTTCCCATCTTCTCTGCAAGTTCTTCATTTAATTGGGTGCAAACCAAATTTGATGAACCAACTACAACTCAAGGATGGACCAGAATGGGATAAAGTAGCTAGTATTCCCATAAAACAAATCCGTTGA